Below is a genomic region from Nostoc sp. PCC 7120 = FACHB-418.
AATTCCACCACTGCAAAGTCGTTTAGATACTACATATAAGAAAGCGAAAAAGCTCAAGGTCTGGGAAAATCCCCAGAAGCAGGAGAAACTAGAATCTTTGTTGAAAGAATTAGAAGCTTTAATGGCTGATGAAGGATAAATGCCAGATAATGTTAAACAAAGACTAGCTAGGAAAAGAAAATATGGCTGCCATAACAATTAATATTACAGAGCAGCAACTACAAAAATTGCAGGAATTAGCGGAAAAGTTGGGGATGTCTACTGAAGAATTGTTATCTGCCTCTGTAGAAGATTTGTTGAACTACCCCCAAAATGAGTTTAACCAATCAGCTAGTTATGTACTGCGAAAAAATGCTGAACTTTACAAGCGATTAGCATGATTCGCTTCTTGACACTGGTTGAAGTTGTCGAACTTCACCGTCAGATTATCGAGCAGTCTGGTGGCGCGTTGGGTATCCGCGATAGAGGTACTTTAGAATCTGCACTGGCTCAACCTCGGATGACTTTTGGCGGTGAGGATCTGTACCCGACACTTGTTGATAAGGCTGCGGCTATCGGTTTTTCGCTGATCATGAATCATCCATTTATTGATGGGAATAAGCGGATTGGTCATGCAGCAATGGAAGTTTTTCTAGTCATGAATGGTAATGAAATTGATGCTTCTGTCGATGAGCAGGAGACGATTATACTATCTCTAGCATCGGGTGAACTTGAGCGTGAGGCATTTGTACAATGGTTGAAAAATCATATCAAGGTTATCTAATGTCTAAGCGGGGAGTTGAATCAGAAAGACTCTTTGCAGTGGGGTAAAGAAAATGAACCTACAGCAAAAGTTACCCGAAACGTTTCGGGTAACTCAGATTTAGGATTTCTTTGAATCGGCACTTAAGATTGCTTCCACCTGTGCAAATATCTCATTGCAGAGGTGGAAATTTGTTATTGAATGCTTTCTACGCATCTATGAAGCTACACCAGTTACTTCTCCTGTCGCCTCTGCCTCTACATCTGGTTTAGGCTCCTTCGCTTTCTTTTCAAAAATCTGAAGCCCTGCGTCAACCACTTCAAAACCATTTTCTGTTCGTTGACCAAGCTTACCTGATATAGCCCCAGCCCAGTCTGCGAACTCAGCCGTATTGGTTTCAGCCTTGCGCCAGCTTTTCGCGTTGATCAGCGCAGTGAAGACTACACCATTCTGGTCAGTCAGTGAGACTTCAACTTTTTTGTTCTCTGCTGGTTTGGCTTCTGGCAATGAGCCGCTAAATTTAATTGTCACTTCACTCTTGGCTTGCATACTTCGCCCCCTGGCTCATCAAAGACTCAAATTTCCGCACTTGATTTTATCAAGCCCTGAGAAAAACTTCGCTCCCTAAACATTATTTAAATCGATTTGAAACAAGTGAGTTGAGCCAAAACTAATTTGACAAGCGCAGTCTAGAAAATTACTCCTATTAAACTACATATATGCTACAAAGATTTACTACACAGGACTCTCTTTGCTTGAACAGGTGAAAGTTGGCTGTAATTCTACTAGGCTTGGCTGAAACTATTACAGGCAGAGGATTTGACGATGTTCGACAGAGATTCTGTCGAACATCAAGATTGCTTAATTTGAGCTATTGTGGTTCCTGGACGATGTTTGGGGTAAAAACCCATTGTCAGAGAAACCATTTGTCTGTTGAGCTTGACCTTGGTTAGCTATCGTCTGTGTCTTCACTACTGCTGGTTCTAGAAACACCGCTCGAATTAACGCTGCTTGTGCTTCCAATTGTTCAATTGCCCATATAGCCCTTTGTCTTAGTTGCTCACCATCTACCCCATCAGCAGACATGGCAAAAGGCGACCAATGTTGTTTCAGGGTCAACATCACTATTTCTGGTAATGTCCCTAAGTCAAATGGTTCTGTTTTCAGATATTTTAGTAACTGACCTTCTGAGCTATCTACCCTTCGCTTAATTGTCAAAAACAATTTTTGATTTTGTTTCATATTTTTCTGTGAGCAAAGCTTTCGTGCAATTATTCATTGCAATGATGTAACTGTTGTTAGGTAGTTCCATTTTCTTTGCACAGCCGAAATTCAGAAATTTCTTATGTACACTTTAACTGAAGAAAGTTCTTTTTTACAAGTTGATTTTTTAACTCCACTAAGTCTATGTCATTAGTGGATTTAATTATCCTAAATTGTATAGTACACTACAGTTTTCTTGGCATAGTCTAGACTAGTTGT
It encodes:
- a CDS encoding ribbon-helix-helix protein, CopG family, encoding MAAITINITEQQLQKLQELAEKLGMSTEELLSASVEDLLNYPQNEFNQSASYVLRKNAELYKRLA
- a CDS encoding type II toxin-antitoxin system death-on-curing family toxin, which encodes MIRFLTLVEVVELHRQIIEQSGGALGIRDRGTLESALAQPRMTFGGEDLYPTLVDKAAAIGFSLIMNHPFIDGNKRIGHAAMEVFLVMNGNEIDASVDEQETIILSLASGELEREAFVQWLKNHIKVI